A window from Streptomyces genisteinicus encodes these proteins:
- a CDS encoding nucleotide sugar dehydrogenase yields MDLIATAPAHEAPATPAGLGTALGTPVRPVEVAVVGIGYAGLPLAVAAAAAGHRTRGLDLNDFLVAQVNIGRPPGDTVAPAELAAVSGLLDATTDPAFLEQCTVIALCVPTPVDAHGVPDLGPLLAATRTVRDRLTPGQLVIIESTISPGTTDGVIRAVLEESGLTAGSDFFLAFSPERVDPGNERYGLHNTPKVVGGLTPECASRAAAFYRGFATEVHVTRSTREAEAAKILENTYRQVNLALINEFAQICHRLDVDVWDTIDAAATKPFGFTPFRPGTGVGGHCIPVDPLYLVHRAAQEGIPFRMAEQAQRVNDSMPIWVASRAREILAERAGGVRGARVLLLGVTYKPDVADVRHSPAEPLAAELHALGAEVSFHDPYVESFTARGRDIPAARDLGAAVAGADLTVVVQRHRAYRDDVLAAARLLLDPSGPASCRGTARP; encoded by the coding sequence ATGGATCTGATCGCCACCGCACCTGCCCACGAGGCGCCCGCCACCCCGGCCGGCCTCGGCACCGCCCTCGGGACGCCCGTACGCCCCGTGGAGGTCGCCGTGGTCGGCATCGGCTACGCCGGGCTGCCCCTGGCCGTCGCCGCCGCCGCGGCCGGCCACCGCACCCGCGGCCTCGACCTCAACGACTTCCTCGTCGCCCAGGTCAACATCGGCCGCCCCCCGGGCGACACGGTCGCCCCCGCCGAACTCGCCGCCGTCTCCGGACTCCTCGACGCCACCACCGACCCGGCCTTCCTGGAGCAGTGCACGGTGATCGCGCTCTGCGTCCCCACCCCGGTGGACGCCCACGGCGTCCCCGACCTGGGACCGCTGCTCGCCGCGACCCGCACCGTGCGCGACCGCCTCACCCCCGGCCAGCTCGTGATCATCGAGTCCACCATCAGCCCCGGCACCACCGACGGCGTGATCCGCGCAGTGCTGGAGGAGTCCGGGCTCACCGCCGGCAGCGACTTCTTCCTCGCCTTCTCGCCCGAGCGCGTCGACCCGGGCAACGAGCGGTACGGCCTGCACAACACCCCGAAGGTCGTCGGCGGCCTGACCCCCGAGTGCGCCTCCCGCGCGGCCGCCTTCTACCGCGGCTTCGCCACCGAGGTCCACGTCACCCGCTCCACCCGCGAGGCCGAGGCGGCGAAGATCCTGGAGAACACCTACCGGCAGGTCAACCTCGCGCTGATCAACGAGTTCGCGCAGATCTGCCACCGCCTCGACGTCGACGTCTGGGACACCATCGACGCCGCCGCCACCAAGCCCTTCGGGTTCACCCCGTTCCGCCCCGGCACCGGCGTCGGCGGCCACTGCATCCCCGTCGACCCGCTCTACCTCGTCCACCGGGCCGCCCAGGAGGGCATCCCCTTCCGCATGGCGGAGCAGGCCCAGCGCGTCAACGACTCCATGCCGATCTGGGTCGCCTCCCGCGCCCGGGAGATCCTCGCGGAGCGCGCGGGCGGTGTCCGCGGCGCCCGGGTGCTGCTCCTCGGCGTCACCTACAAGCCCGACGTCGCCGACGTCCGCCACTCGCCGGCCGAGCCGCTCGCCGCCGAACTCCACGCCCTCGGCGCCGAGGTGAGCTTCCACGACCCGTACGTCGAGTCCTTCACGGCCCGCGGCCGCGACATCCCGGCCGCCCGCGACCTGGGCGCCGCCGTCGCCGGAGCCGACCTCACCGTCGTCGTCCAGCGCCACCGCGCCTACCGCGACGACGTCCTCGCCGCCGCCCGGCTGCTCCTCGACCCCAGCGGCCCCGCCAGCTGTCGCGGAACGGCACGGCCATGA
- a CDS encoding amino acid adenylation domain-containing protein gives MHTASATASGPATATASVPATGQATARPAPVVRSVHAHVRATPGAVALRDARGGTTGYAELWERATATARELRRTGVTEGGLVAVHLPAGPEAVVAMLGTWLAGAAVLPLDTATPEERRTQLLGSSGACAVIDHRDGGRPRPLDGGRPVGGDPAVRPAYVIHTSGSTGTPKGVLVGHEALAGHVTACAGLFGLTAADTVLQFASIGFDVAQEEIWPTLAAGGTLAFREPGVPDAASLAATARDLGVTVLQLPTAYWRMLCGELDGASAPSFGGVRTVVIGGENATTADARAHRRSPLGHTTLVNGYGPTETVVTATALVLAPNTPVPDTAGLPIGGPVGERLLHVLDERRLPAADGTGELWIGGPLLADGYLHDPERTRERFLPDPYAEAPGARMYRTGDLVRRLAGGGLEFLGRVDNQVKVRGHRIELDEADRHLMDTPGVAAAAAFTLDDGDGGRLLAAAVTAAPGTALTPQAVREHLRERVPAQLVPGRLAVLERMPLTVSGKIDRRAAEAAVAALTAEPGGETPGERPGETPATALDALVAAVRQLIQAPGFGPDDDFLAHGGDSLTALRICATMRSRGLPLHPADLLTGRTARAAAARAARRAAPAPGDGREADGPLGLLPAQRRWLLDGDLPEPDHFCLNALFTTTAAPDTGRLRAIAHDLLVRHPALRTALAADGTVRLTEPDPAAAVHRADLRHLSADEAGGRLHRLLADTQRSLSLADGRVFRLTWADLPDGTARLLLTVHHFVLDGVSMGLLGDDLEALLDGRVPDRSATGPRAAGAALADWLTTPEARSDAARWAGAAAGAAPLRPALDGPVTLPTLRTHRARIGADATRLVTHELPRTGVAPHDFALGCLVGGLARWTGEATHGVDVYAHSRDVFPGELDLSRTVSYVQSTFPAVLTWRGDGPDALRGALAGLAALPARRYGFDALRFGSPEASERAALAARPRPDVRLNFRGHLMRLEQRAPGSVLAPAAEDFGAHRSPLQRERYLLMAEGDIVGGELEMSYKYSTGHWRPEQIEALARAVGQVMTEVLAGTGGDRGTAAATATAGAR, from the coding sequence GTGCACACCGCCTCCGCGACCGCCTCCGGCCCCGCGACTGCCACCGCCTCCGTGCCCGCCACCGGCCAGGCGACCGCCCGCCCCGCCCCGGTGGTGCGCTCCGTCCACGCCCACGTCCGCGCCACGCCCGGGGCCGTCGCCCTGCGCGACGCCCGGGGCGGCACCACCGGCTACGCCGAGCTGTGGGAGCGGGCCACGGCCACCGCACGCGAGCTGCGGCGGACCGGGGTCACCGAGGGCGGCCTGGTCGCCGTGCACCTTCCCGCCGGACCCGAGGCCGTCGTCGCCATGCTCGGCACCTGGCTCGCCGGGGCCGCCGTCCTCCCCCTCGACACCGCCACCCCCGAGGAGCGCCGCACACAGCTGCTCGGCTCCTCCGGGGCGTGCGCCGTCATCGACCACCGCGACGGCGGCCGGCCCCGGCCGCTCGACGGCGGGCGGCCCGTGGGCGGCGACCCGGCGGTCCGCCCCGCCTACGTCATCCACACCTCCGGCTCCACCGGCACCCCCAAGGGCGTCCTGGTCGGCCACGAGGCGCTCGCCGGACACGTCACCGCCTGCGCCGGCCTCTTCGGGCTGACCGCGGCCGACACCGTCCTGCAGTTCGCCAGCATCGGCTTCGACGTCGCCCAGGAGGAGATCTGGCCCACCCTCGCGGCGGGCGGCACCCTCGCCTTCCGCGAGCCCGGCGTCCCGGACGCCGCGTCGCTCGCCGCCACCGCCCGCGACCTGGGCGTCACCGTGCTCCAACTCCCCACCGCCTACTGGCGGATGCTCTGCGGCGAACTCGACGGCGCGAGCGCCCCCTCCTTCGGCGGCGTGCGCACCGTGGTCATCGGCGGCGAGAACGCCACCACCGCCGACGCCCGCGCCCACCGCCGCTCCCCGCTCGGCCACACCACCCTCGTCAACGGCTACGGGCCGACCGAGACCGTGGTCACCGCCACCGCCCTGGTCCTCGCCCCGAACACCCCCGTCCCCGACACCGCCGGACTGCCCATCGGCGGCCCCGTCGGGGAACGCCTCCTGCACGTCCTCGACGAGCGGCGCCTGCCCGCAGCCGACGGCACCGGCGAACTGTGGATCGGCGGCCCCCTGCTGGCCGACGGCTACCTCCACGACCCGGAACGCACCCGCGAACGCTTCCTTCCCGACCCGTACGCCGAGGCGCCCGGCGCCCGCATGTACCGCACCGGCGACCTCGTGCGCCGGCTGGCCGGCGGCGGGCTGGAGTTCCTCGGCCGCGTCGACAACCAGGTCAAGGTGCGCGGCCACCGGATCGAGCTGGACGAGGCCGACCGGCACCTCATGGACACCCCGGGCGTGGCCGCCGCCGCCGCGTTCACCCTCGACGACGGGGACGGCGGCCGCCTCCTGGCCGCCGCCGTGACCGCCGCCCCCGGCACCGCCCTCACCCCGCAGGCGGTCCGCGAGCACCTGCGCGAGCGGGTCCCGGCCCAGCTGGTCCCCGGCCGCCTCGCCGTACTGGAGCGGATGCCGCTCACGGTCTCCGGGAAGATCGACCGCCGCGCGGCCGAGGCCGCCGTCGCCGCCCTGACCGCGGAACCCGGCGGCGAGACGCCCGGCGAGAGGCCCGGAGAGACGCCCGCCACCGCGCTGGACGCCCTGGTGGCAGCCGTGCGACAGCTGATCCAGGCGCCCGGATTCGGCCCCGACGACGACTTCCTCGCCCACGGCGGCGACTCGCTGACGGCCCTGCGGATCTGCGCGACGATGCGCTCCCGCGGTCTCCCGCTGCACCCGGCCGACCTGCTCACCGGCCGCACCGCGCGGGCCGCCGCGGCCCGCGCCGCCCGGCGCGCGGCCCCCGCCCCGGGCGACGGCCGGGAGGCCGACGGGCCCCTCGGCCTGCTGCCCGCCCAGCGCCGCTGGCTCCTCGACGGGGACCTCCCGGAGCCCGACCACTTCTGCCTCAACGCCCTCTTCACCACCACCGCCGCGCCCGACACCGGACGTCTGCGGGCCATCGCCCACGACCTGCTCGTCCGCCACCCCGCGCTGCGCACCGCGCTCGCCGCCGACGGCACGGTCCGCCTCACCGAACCGGACCCGGCCGCCGCCGTCCACCGGGCGGACCTGCGCCACCTGTCCGCCGACGAGGCCGGCGGCCGGCTCCACCGGCTGCTCGCCGACACCCAGCGCTCCCTCTCCCTGGCCGACGGCCGGGTGTTCCGGCTCACCTGGGCCGACCTGCCCGACGGCACCGCCCGCCTGCTGCTGACCGTCCACCACTTCGTCCTCGACGGGGTGTCGATGGGCCTGCTCGGCGATGACCTGGAGGCGCTGCTCGACGGCCGCGTCCCCGACCGCTCGGCGACCGGTCCCCGTGCGGCGGGCGCCGCCCTCGCCGACTGGCTCACCACCCCCGAGGCCCGCAGCGACGCGGCCCGCTGGGCCGGGGCCGCCGCCGGCGCCGCCCCGCTGCGCCCCGCCCTGGACGGCCCGGTCACGCTGCCCACCCTGCGCACCCACCGCGCCCGCATCGGGGCCGACGCCACCCGCCTGGTCACCCACGAGCTGCCCCGCACCGGCGTCGCCCCGCACGACTTCGCCCTCGGCTGCCTGGTCGGCGGCCTCGCCCGGTGGACCGGCGAGGCGACCCACGGCGTCGACGTCTACGCCCACAGCCGCGACGTCTTCCCCGGGGAGCTCGACCTCTCCCGCACGGTCTCCTACGTGCAGAGCACCTTCCCCGCGGTGCTGACCTGGCGGGGCGACGGGCCGGACGCGCTGCGCGGGGCGCTGGCGGGGCTCGCCGCGCTGCCCGCGCGTCGGTACGGCTTCGACGCCCTGCGGTTCGGCTCCCCCGAGGCATCGGAGCGCGCCGCGCTCGCCGCCCGCCCCCGCCCGGACGTCCGGCTCAACTTCCGCGGGCATCTGATGCGGCTGGAACAGCGGGCGCCCGGGTCCGTCCTCGCCCCGGCCGCCGAGGACTTCGGCGCCCACCGCTCCCCGCTCCAGCGCGAGCGCTACCTGCTGATGGCCGAGGGGGACATCGTCGGAGGCGAACTGGAGATGAGCTACAAGTACTCCACCGGCCACTGGCGGCCGGAGCAGATCGAGGCGCTGGCCCGCGCCGTCGGGCAGGTCATGACGGAGGTCCTGGCGGGCACCGGCGGCGACCGCGGGACGGCGGCGGCGACGGCGACGGCGGGTGCGCGATGA